Proteins from one Corynebacterium testudinoris genomic window:
- a CDS encoding 16S rRNA (uracil(1498)-N(3))-methyltransferase → MSLPVFVHPGPFAGTVTLAGAEGRHAVAVKRIAVGERIMLIDGRGTRAIVTVTATTGKSELVGIVDEVGADNPPSPAVTIVQALPKAERSELAIDLATQAGADAIVPWQAQRCVAKWADKKQQKWEAAALAAAKQSRRTRIPEIHPVVSTRELAELVRGKTAYVLHEEAATPLRDVDLSAEEIILIVGPEGGIGEEELAQLAESGVRSVKLGPEVLRTASAAMVALSAIGALTSRW, encoded by the coding sequence ATGAGCCTGCCGGTTTTCGTCCACCCCGGCCCGTTCGCGGGCACGGTCACCCTCGCTGGTGCGGAGGGTCGGCATGCAGTTGCGGTCAAGCGGATAGCGGTCGGTGAGCGCATCATGCTTATCGACGGCCGCGGTACCCGCGCCATCGTCACCGTCACCGCCACCACGGGCAAGTCGGAGTTGGTGGGGATCGTGGACGAAGTGGGCGCGGACAATCCACCGTCACCTGCGGTGACGATTGTGCAGGCCTTGCCTAAGGCCGAGCGTTCGGAATTGGCGATTGATCTGGCCACCCAGGCGGGCGCGGATGCGATTGTGCCGTGGCAGGCGCAGCGTTGCGTGGCCAAGTGGGCAGACAAGAAGCAGCAGAAGTGGGAAGCGGCGGCGCTGGCGGCGGCGAAGCAGTCCCGGCGCACGCGCATCCCGGAGATCCACCCGGTGGTTTCCACGAGGGAGCTGGCCGAGTTGGTGCGCGGCAAGACCGCGTATGTCCTGCATGAGGAGGCGGCCACCCCCCTGCGGGACGTTGATCTCAGTGCAGAAGAGATCATCCTCATCGTCGGGCCCGAGGGCGGGATCGGCGAGGAAGAGTTAGCGCAGCTGGCCGAGTCTGGCGTCCGCAGCGTGAAGCTGGGCCCCGAAGTCCTGCGGACGGCGAGCGCGGCGATGGTGGCCCTGTCTGCCATCGGGGCGCTGACTTCGCGCTGGTAG
- the pdxY gene encoding pyridoxal kinase PdxY, with translation MNILSIQSHVAYGHVGNSASVFPLQRLGHEVWPVSTVNFSNHTGYGAWRGPMIPATDVADVIAGIEDRGVFERCDAVLSGYQGGSDIADVIIEAVAKVKAANPNALYACDPVMGNAKSGCHVSDLIPPLLRDRVVPVADIITPNQFELGYLTGLEVGDLESTLAAVDAARAMGPSTVLVTSVERPDRPEGTIEMLAVNDEGAWIVQTPYLPFKRNGSGDVTAALFTGHYVASRNAADALAKTASSVFDLVEKTYEADSRELLLIDAQDAYAHPRMQFEVTQVR, from the coding sequence GTGAATATCCTCTCCATTCAGTCCCATGTCGCCTACGGGCACGTCGGCAACTCCGCATCCGTGTTCCCGCTGCAGCGCCTCGGCCACGAGGTGTGGCCGGTGTCCACCGTGAACTTCTCCAACCACACCGGTTACGGCGCCTGGCGCGGGCCGATGATCCCGGCTACCGATGTCGCCGATGTCATCGCCGGCATCGAGGATCGGGGAGTGTTTGAGCGTTGCGACGCCGTCCTGTCCGGCTACCAGGGAGGCTCCGACATTGCGGATGTCATCATCGAGGCCGTAGCCAAGGTCAAGGCCGCCAACCCCAACGCTTTGTACGCCTGCGACCCGGTCATGGGCAACGCCAAGTCCGGCTGCCACGTCTCCGACCTCATCCCGCCGCTGCTGCGCGACCGCGTCGTGCCCGTCGCCGACATCATCACCCCCAACCAGTTCGAGCTGGGCTACCTCACCGGCCTCGAGGTCGGGGACCTCGAATCCACCCTGGCAGCCGTCGACGCGGCGCGCGCCATGGGCCCGTCGACCGTGCTGGTTACCTCCGTGGAGCGCCCGGATCGCCCGGAAGGCACCATCGAGATGCTCGCCGTCAACGACGAGGGAGCCTGGATTGTGCAGACCCCCTACCTGCCGTTTAAGCGCAATGGCTCCGGCGATGTCACCGCCGCGCTGTTCACCGGGCACTACGTGGCCAGCCGCAATGCCGCCGACGCGCTGGCCAAAACGGCCTCCAGCGTCTTCGACCTGGTGGAGAAAACCTACGAGGCAGACTCGCGGGAACTTCTCCTCATCGATGCCCAAGATGCCTACGCCCACCCGCGGATGCAGTTCGAGGTCACGCAGGTCCGCTAA
- a CDS encoding isoprenyl transferase yields MPPLPSIPAEFLPNHIALVMDGNGRWAQQRGLKRTEGHKRGEAVLMDVVDACLALGVPYLSAYAFSTENWRRSAEEVRFLMGFNRDVLRRQRNELDAKGVRVRWVGRRPRLWRSVIREFEIAEEQTQDNDRLTLAMCVNYGGRAEIIDAARAIASAAAAGQLRPEDITEKNFSQWLDEPDMPDVDLFLRPSGEKRTSNFLLWQSAYAEMVYQDKLFPDFTAEDLFAAVVEYASRDRRFGGTK; encoded by the coding sequence ATGCCGCCCCTTCCATCGATCCCCGCTGAATTTTTGCCGAACCATATCGCTTTGGTGATGGATGGCAATGGCCGTTGGGCGCAGCAGCGCGGACTCAAGCGCACCGAGGGGCACAAGCGCGGCGAAGCTGTCCTCATGGACGTGGTTGATGCGTGCCTGGCACTCGGTGTGCCATACCTGTCCGCGTATGCCTTCTCCACGGAGAACTGGCGCCGCTCCGCCGAGGAAGTCCGCTTCCTCATGGGCTTTAACCGCGACGTGTTGCGCCGCCAGCGCAATGAGCTCGACGCGAAGGGCGTGCGGGTGCGCTGGGTGGGCCGCCGTCCGCGCCTGTGGCGCTCGGTCATCCGCGAGTTCGAGATCGCCGAGGAGCAAACCCAGGACAATGATCGCCTCACCCTGGCCATGTGCGTCAATTACGGTGGTCGGGCAGAGATTATCGACGCCGCCCGGGCCATCGCCAGCGCCGCCGCCGCAGGTCAGTTGCGTCCCGAGGACATCACGGAGAAGAACTTCTCCCAGTGGCTCGACGAGCCGGACATGCCGGATGTTGATCTGTTCCTGCGCCCCTCCGGTGAGAAACGCACCTCGAACTTCCTGCTGTGGCAATCGGCGTATGCGGAGATGGTCTACCAAGACAAGTTGTTCCCTGACTTCACGGCAGAAGATTTGTTCGCGGCGGTAGTAGAGTATGCATCTCGTGACCGACGCTTCGGCGGCACGAAGTAG
- a CDS encoding glycine--tRNA ligase: MASVIDTVVNLCKRRGLVYQAGEIYGGSRSAWDYGPLGVELKENIKRQWWRHMVTSRADVVGVDTSIIQPRQVWVSSGHVEVFTDPLVESLHTHKRYRADHLLEAYEEKHGHPPANGLADINDPETGQPGNWTEPRAFSGLLKTYLGPVDDEEGLHYLRPETAQGIFVNFKNVMTSARMKPPFGIANIGKSFRNEITPGNFIFRTREFEQMEMEFFVKPGEDEEWHQTWIDDRYQWYIDLGIRPENLRLYEHPQEKLSHYSKRTVDVEYAYHFAGSKWGELEGVANRTDYDLRVHSEGSGEDLSYFDQETNERWIPYVIEPAAGLGRAMMAFLCDAYHEDEAPNSKGGVDKRVVLKLDYRLAPVKVAVLPLSKKEPLTEQAQAVAAQLRGLWNVDYDTSGAIGRRYRRQDEIGTPFCVTVDFDTLEDQAVTVRERDTMAQERVKLDDLQNYLATRLAGC, from the coding sequence ATGGCGTCCGTCATCGATACCGTCGTTAACCTGTGCAAGCGCCGCGGCCTTGTGTACCAGGCCGGTGAAATCTACGGCGGTTCCCGATCCGCATGGGACTACGGCCCGTTGGGCGTGGAGCTCAAGGAAAACATCAAGCGTCAGTGGTGGCGGCACATGGTCACCTCGCGCGCCGATGTCGTCGGTGTGGATACCTCGATCATCCAGCCCCGCCAGGTGTGGGTGAGCTCCGGTCACGTCGAGGTGTTCACGGATCCGCTGGTGGAGTCGCTGCACACGCACAAGCGCTACCGCGCCGATCACCTGCTGGAGGCCTACGAGGAGAAGCACGGCCACCCGCCGGCAAACGGCCTCGCGGACATCAATGACCCGGAGACCGGCCAGCCCGGCAATTGGACCGAGCCGCGCGCCTTCTCGGGCCTGCTCAAGACCTACCTCGGCCCGGTCGACGATGAAGAGGGTCTGCATTACCTGCGCCCGGAGACCGCTCAGGGCATCTTCGTCAACTTCAAAAACGTCATGACCTCGGCTCGGATGAAGCCCCCGTTCGGCATCGCCAACATCGGCAAGTCCTTCCGCAACGAGATCACCCCGGGCAACTTCATTTTCCGCACGCGCGAGTTCGAGCAGATGGAGATGGAGTTCTTTGTCAAGCCGGGCGAGGATGAGGAATGGCACCAGACCTGGATCGATGACCGCTACCAGTGGTACATCGACCTGGGCATCCGCCCCGAGAACCTGCGACTCTACGAGCACCCGCAGGAGAAGCTCTCGCACTACTCCAAGCGCACCGTGGACGTCGAGTACGCCTACCACTTCGCTGGTTCCAAGTGGGGCGAGCTGGAAGGTGTGGCCAACCGCACGGACTACGATCTCCGCGTTCACTCCGAGGGCTCCGGCGAAGACCTTTCCTACTTCGATCAGGAAACCAACGAGCGGTGGATTCCGTATGTCATCGAGCCGGCGGCCGGCCTGGGCCGGGCGATGATGGCTTTCCTGTGTGATGCCTACCATGAGGATGAAGCGCCGAACAGCAAGGGCGGCGTCGATAAGCGAGTTGTTCTCAAGCTGGACTACCGCCTCGCCCCGGTGAAGGTGGCCGTGCTGCCGCTGTCGAAGAAGGAGCCGCTGACCGAGCAGGCTCAGGCGGTGGCTGCGCAGCTGCGCGGGCTGTGGAACGTGGACTATGACACCTCGGGTGCCATCGGCCGCCGCTACCGCCGCCAGGATGAGATTGGCACGCCGTTCTGCGTCACCGTCGACTTTGACACGCTCGAAGACCAGGCCGTGACCGTCCGCGAGCGCGACACGATGGCTCAGGAGCGCGTGAAGCTCGATGACCTGCAGAACTACCTGGCCACCCGTTTGGCAGGTTGCTAG
- the ybeY gene encoding rRNA maturation RNase YbeY: MSIEVFNESGYEGVNEEMLIDVASFALGEMDIHPDAEASIHIVDLATIEDLHVRWLDLDGPTDVMTFPMDELTPGSGSVTGGRPDAPAPGPAMLGDIVLCPEFAAKQALAAGHGLDHELALLTIHGSLHLLGYDHATAPEEREMFALQNELLADWYDDVKKRGIAYQPKPTGPQAFPSAADREALDEKLPGIPAIGEPAETADPKDS, translated from the coding sequence ATGAGCATCGAAGTCTTCAATGAGTCCGGCTACGAGGGCGTCAACGAGGAGATGCTCATCGACGTCGCCTCCTTCGCTCTCGGCGAGATGGATATCCACCCCGATGCCGAGGCATCGATCCACATCGTTGATCTGGCCACCATTGAGGATCTCCACGTGCGGTGGCTCGACCTCGACGGCCCCACCGACGTGATGACGTTCCCCATGGACGAGCTCACGCCCGGCAGTGGCAGCGTCACCGGCGGGCGCCCCGATGCCCCCGCACCCGGTCCGGCGATGCTCGGCGACATCGTGTTGTGCCCCGAGTTCGCCGCCAAGCAGGCGCTGGCCGCCGGGCACGGCCTTGATCACGAGTTGGCGTTGCTGACGATTCACGGCAGCCTGCACCTGCTGGGCTACGATCACGCGACGGCACCGGAGGAGCGGGAGATGTTCGCGCTGCAGAATGAATTGCTCGCCGATTGGTACGACGACGTGAAAAAGCGCGGCATCGCCTACCAGCCCAAGCCGACCGGCCCGCAGGCGTTCCCCTCGGCGGCGGACCGGGAGGCGCTCGATGAGAAGCTCCCCGGAATCCCGGCAATCGGTGAACCGGCCGAGACCGCCGACCCCAAGGACTCCTAA
- a CDS encoding VIT1/CCC1 transporter family protein: MVEDRVDDRVVDDAGVDEPTKAQINRWRRYLANERAEAAVYRELARRKEGEEREILLALADSEARHEEYWRDKLGNYVGFPRQPDLQTRFMGVLAKRFGSVFTLALMQTAESRNPYLKDEDASPQIAADERIHAEVVRGLATRGREKMSGGFRAAVFGANDGLVSNLALVVGVMGSGVSSNMILLTGLSGLLAGALSMAAGEWVSVKSQGELLEASTPHPKAHTLLPQLDVNANELKLVYRARGLSEQEAQAKANSEFARMALEQAIGLDREDHPEGIEAPTRADDVVGSAWTAAGSSFLFFATGAFIPIIPFLFGASPATGALIAVLLVSGALMITGGVVGVLSGKAPLSRALRQLAIGLSAAGVTYLLGLAFGTVLG, from the coding sequence ATGGTTGAGGATCGGGTTGATGATCGCGTCGTGGACGATGCGGGAGTAGATGAACCGACGAAAGCACAGATCAATCGTTGGCGTCGTTACCTGGCCAATGAACGAGCCGAGGCAGCTGTCTACCGTGAGCTAGCGCGGCGGAAGGAGGGCGAGGAGCGGGAGATCCTCCTCGCCCTGGCGGACTCTGAGGCCCGCCACGAGGAGTACTGGCGCGACAAGCTGGGCAACTACGTCGGCTTTCCTCGCCAGCCTGACCTGCAGACTCGCTTCATGGGAGTGCTGGCCAAGCGCTTTGGATCGGTGTTCACCCTCGCCCTCATGCAGACCGCCGAATCCCGTAATCCTTATCTCAAAGACGAAGACGCCTCCCCGCAGATTGCCGCCGACGAACGCATCCACGCCGAAGTGGTCCGCGGCTTAGCCACCCGTGGCCGGGAGAAGATGTCCGGCGGCTTCCGTGCGGCCGTTTTCGGCGCCAACGATGGTTTGGTGTCCAACCTTGCCCTCGTCGTCGGCGTCATGGGCTCGGGTGTCAGCTCCAACATGATTTTGCTCACCGGCCTGTCCGGCCTGCTCGCCGGAGCGTTGTCCATGGCGGCGGGCGAGTGGGTGTCGGTGAAGTCCCAGGGTGAGCTGTTGGAGGCGTCGACGCCGCACCCCAAGGCGCACACCTTGCTTCCCCAGCTCGATGTCAACGCTAATGAGCTGAAGTTGGTGTATCGCGCCCGCGGCCTCAGTGAGCAGGAAGCCCAGGCCAAGGCCAATTCTGAGTTCGCCCGCATGGCCTTAGAGCAGGCGATTGGCTTGGACCGGGAAGATCACCCGGAGGGCATTGAAGCACCCACCCGCGCGGACGACGTGGTGGGCTCGGCGTGGACGGCGGCTGGATCGAGTTTCCTGTTCTTTGCCACCGGGGCGTTCATCCCCATCATCCCGTTCCTCTTCGGCGCTTCCCCGGCCACTGGGGCGCTCATCGCCGTGCTGCTGGTGTCCGGGGCGCTCATGATCACCGGTGGCGTTGTGGGAGTGCTCTCCGGCAAGGCGCCGCTGTCGCGGGCGCTGCGTCAATTGGCCATCGGCCTGAGCGCGGCGGGAGTGACGTACCTGCTGGGCCTGGCCTTCGGCACGGTATTGGGTTAG
- a CDS encoding PhoH family protein: MATQVITNTVELDSAYAQTVLGINDENLRVLNNQIDADIFARGHVIRVTGPDHEVARAVKVLDELESIARRGHVISADAVKHAVSIVTVEAPQSVAEVLASDIVSRRGKTVRPKTLGQKTYVDAIDENTIVFGLGPAGSGKTYLAVAKAVQALQSKQVSRIILTRPAVEAGEKLGFLPGTLNDKIDPYLRPLYDALRDMLDPEMIPKLMEAGVIEVAPLAYMRGRTLNDAFVILDEAQNTTPAQMKMFLTRLGFGSQMVVTGDITQVDLPSGQKSGLRLVRHILRGVEGIHFSELSSQDVVRHALVGRIVDAYDTYEEKQH; the protein is encoded by the coding sequence ATGGCCACACAGGTGATCACGAACACGGTGGAGCTCGACTCCGCGTACGCGCAGACGGTGCTGGGCATCAATGATGAGAACCTGCGGGTGCTGAACAACCAGATTGATGCCGATATTTTCGCGCGCGGGCATGTCATCCGGGTGACGGGGCCCGACCACGAGGTCGCGCGCGCCGTGAAGGTGTTGGATGAGTTGGAGTCCATCGCGCGGCGCGGGCACGTCATCTCGGCGGATGCGGTCAAGCACGCAGTGTCGATCGTGACGGTCGAGGCGCCGCAGTCCGTAGCGGAGGTACTGGCCAGTGACATCGTGAGTCGGCGCGGTAAGACAGTCCGGCCGAAGACGCTGGGGCAGAAGACCTACGTTGATGCGATCGATGAGAACACGATCGTGTTTGGACTTGGGCCCGCCGGTTCCGGCAAGACGTATCTGGCGGTGGCGAAGGCCGTGCAGGCGCTACAGTCGAAGCAGGTCAGTCGGATCATTCTCACCCGTCCGGCGGTCGAGGCCGGCGAGAAACTGGGCTTTTTGCCGGGCACGCTCAACGACAAGATCGACCCGTATCTGCGGCCGCTCTATGATGCGCTGCGGGACATGCTCGATCCGGAAATGATCCCCAAGCTCATGGAAGCCGGGGTCATTGAGGTGGCGCCGCTGGCGTACATGCGCGGGCGCACGCTCAACGATGCCTTCGTCATTTTGGATGAGGCGCAGAACACCACCCCGGCCCAGATGAAGATGTTCCTCACCCGCCTGGGCTTCGGCTCGCAGATGGTGGTCACGGGTGACATCACCCAGGTTGACCTGCCATCAGGCCAGAAGTCCGGGTTGCGGCTGGTCCGCCACATCCTCCGCGGCGTGGAGGGGATTCACTTTTCGGAGCTGAGCAGCCAGGACGTGGTCCGGCACGCGCTGGTGGGTCGCATCGTCGACGCCTATGACACGTATGAGGAGAAGCAGCACTAA
- a CDS encoding ArsR/SmtB family transcription factor → MNPLSDSDLAAAELVIGALDSRLRLQIIQRLSEREHFVHELVAGLGKSQPLISQHLRVLKRSGIVNSERRGREVIYRLVAPAAADLILAAIALHRNAPTEEAAATIINLPRGTEPEGDAGAGQIAHAPAAALSGEPTLDPIPDPAPTPPTPQSFS, encoded by the coding sequence ATGAATCCTCTTTCGGACAGTGACCTCGCTGCTGCCGAGCTCGTCATCGGTGCCCTTGATTCCCGCTTGCGTCTGCAAATCATCCAGAGATTGTCCGAACGCGAGCACTTCGTCCACGAACTCGTCGCCGGATTGGGTAAATCTCAGCCGTTGATCAGCCAGCACCTACGCGTGCTCAAGCGCTCCGGCATCGTCAACTCCGAGCGCCGCGGGCGAGAGGTCATCTACCGCCTCGTCGCACCCGCCGCCGCCGACCTCATCCTCGCGGCGATCGCGTTGCACCGTAACGCCCCGACCGAGGAGGCCGCCGCGACGATCATCAACCTGCCGCGGGGAACCGAGCCCGAAGGTGACGCCGGAGCTGGTCAGATCGCGCATGCGCCCGCCGCCGCACTCTCCGGGGAACCCACGCTGGATCCCATCCCGGACCCCGCCCCAACGCCTCCGACGCCGCAGAGTTTTTCCTAA
- a CDS encoding hemolysin family protein: MDEGLIWLAVLTLLSLALSGLLGTVESAVSSISRARVEGMVKDDVRGARTLLQVVNRRADHINLLILLKTLLDVSAAVFAAILAREYFESDVWAITIAIVSVALISYAVVGVFGRTIGRKNPYSVSLRSAMVLQATAVVLGPVSKMLIWVGNLIAPGNGFRDGPYATEVELREMVDIAQEHGIVEVAERRMIQSVFDLASTTARQVMSPRPEMVWIESEKHAGQATTLCVRSGYSRIPVIGENIDDIIGIVYLKDLVRRTYHLTDGGASVSVTDVMRPATFVPDSKNLDELLHEMQRDHIHMAVLVDEYGGIAGLITLEDILEEIVGEITDEYDTREVAPIEPVGLGLYRVVSRLTLEDLTERIGDDLGVDIEFTEEIGEQVDTVAGLLAYELGRVPLPDSVVETSGLRLTAEGGRDRRGRVRVGSVIVEVLEEPAGEDDGDVDKQ, translated from the coding sequence ATGGACGAGGGGTTAATCTGGCTAGCCGTACTCACGCTGCTCTCGCTGGCGTTGTCGGGGCTGCTGGGCACAGTCGAGTCGGCGGTGAGTTCCATTTCCCGGGCGCGCGTCGAGGGCATGGTCAAAGACGATGTGCGCGGGGCGCGGACGCTGTTGCAGGTGGTCAACCGCCGCGCGGACCACATCAACCTGCTCATCCTGCTCAAAACACTTCTCGACGTTTCCGCGGCCGTCTTCGCTGCCATCCTCGCCCGCGAGTACTTCGAATCGGATGTCTGGGCAATCACCATCGCGATCGTTTCGGTAGCGCTGATTAGTTACGCCGTGGTCGGTGTCTTTGGCCGGACCATCGGGCGAAAAAACCCCTATTCCGTATCGCTGCGTTCGGCGATGGTGCTGCAAGCGACGGCGGTGGTCCTCGGGCCGGTGTCCAAGATGCTCATCTGGGTGGGCAACCTCATCGCGCCGGGCAACGGTTTCCGCGATGGCCCCTACGCCACGGAAGTGGAGCTGCGGGAGATGGTGGACATCGCCCAGGAGCACGGCATCGTGGAGGTCGCGGAGCGCCGGATGATCCAGTCGGTGTTTGATCTGGCGTCGACGACCGCCCGCCAGGTGATGTCGCCGCGCCCGGAAATGGTGTGGATCGAATCGGAAAAGCATGCGGGCCAGGCCACGACCCTGTGTGTGCGTTCGGGTTATTCACGCATCCCGGTGATCGGGGAGAACATCGATGACATCATCGGCATTGTCTACCTCAAGGACCTGGTGCGGCGGACGTACCACCTGACGGACGGCGGGGCGTCGGTAAGCGTGACGGACGTGATGCGCCCGGCGACGTTCGTGCCGGATTCGAAGAACCTCGATGAGTTGCTGCATGAAATGCAGCGCGATCACATTCACATGGCGGTGTTGGTGGACGAGTACGGCGGGATTGCCGGGCTCATCACGCTGGAGGACATCCTGGAGGAGATCGTCGGCGAAATCACCGACGAGTATGACACCCGGGAAGTTGCCCCCATTGAGCCCGTTGGCCTGGGGCTTTATCGGGTGGTGTCCAGGCTGACGCTGGAGGATCTCACGGAGCGGATTGGGGATGACCTCGGAGTGGATATTGAATTCACCGAGGAGATTGGTGAGCAGGTCGACACCGTCGCCGGGCTGCTCGCCTACGAGCTGGGGCGAGTGCCACTGCCTGACTCGGTCGTTGAGACCTCTGGCCTGCGGCTGACCGCGGAGGGCGGGCGCGATCGGCGCGGACGGGTGCGCGTGGGTTCGGTGATTGTGGAGGTGCTGGAGGAGCCTGCGGGCGAGGACGACGGGGACGTCGATAAGCAGTAA
- the era gene encoding GTPase Era, translated as MSSFSTTPDGFRSGFVSFVGRPNTGKSTLTNALVGEKIAITADQPETTRHPIRGLVHREDAQIIVVDTPGLHRPRTLLGERLNEIVKETYADVDLIGLTIPADEKIGPGDRWILDNVRQVAPNTPIVGIVTKIDKVSKDEVGAQLMALHELLGGDSDVVPVSAADGTQVDILADVIASLLPEGPKLYPDDHLTDDGTEKRIAELIREAALEGLKDELPHSVAVEVDEMLPNEERPDVLDIHAILYLEREGQKDIIKGKNGRRFGRIIHNSRQGIIKLLGQNVYLDLRIKVLKNWQSDPKSLGRLGF; from the coding sequence ATCAGCAGTTTCAGCACTACCCCGGACGGCTTCCGCTCCGGCTTCGTCAGCTTCGTCGGCCGCCCCAACACGGGCAAGTCGACCCTCACCAATGCGCTGGTGGGGGAGAAGATCGCGATCACCGCGGACCAGCCGGAGACCACCCGCCATCCCATCCGCGGGCTGGTGCACCGCGAGGATGCGCAAATCATCGTCGTTGATACCCCCGGCCTGCACCGCCCGCGCACTCTGCTGGGCGAGCGCCTCAACGAGATCGTCAAAGAAACCTACGCCGACGTCGACCTCATCGGGCTCACCATCCCAGCGGATGAGAAGATCGGCCCAGGTGATCGCTGGATTCTGGACAATGTCCGCCAGGTCGCCCCGAACACGCCGATCGTGGGCATTGTCACCAAGATCGACAAGGTATCCAAGGATGAGGTCGGCGCCCAGCTCATGGCCCTGCACGAGCTGCTGGGCGGCGACAGCGACGTGGTGCCCGTATCCGCAGCCGATGGCACGCAGGTGGACATCCTCGCCGACGTCATCGCCAGCCTTTTGCCCGAGGGGCCGAAGCTCTACCCGGATGACCACCTCACCGATGACGGAACCGAAAAGCGCATCGCCGAACTTATCCGCGAAGCCGCGCTCGAAGGCCTCAAGGACGAGCTGCCGCACTCCGTCGCCGTCGAAGTCGATGAGATGCTGCCCAACGAGGAACGCCCCGATGTCCTGGACATCCACGCGATCTTGTATCTGGAGCGCGAGGGCCAAAAGGACATCATCAAGGGCAAAAATGGTCGCCGCTTCGGCCGGATCATTCACAACTCCCGCCAGGGAATCATCAAACTGCTCGGCCAGAATGTCTACCTCGACCTGCGCATCAAGGTGTTAAAGAATTGGCAGTCCGATCCCAAGTCCCTGGGCCGGCTGGGTTTCTAG
- a CDS encoding Fur family transcriptional regulator yields MTPLPTGTPKLGARNTRQRTAVVQVLSDIDTFASAKEIYRELDSRDLKVGLTTVYRTLQSLADINAVDVLHMSNGETLYRQCVNESHHHHLVCSQCGRTEEIDGGPVETWAQRVAEEHGYTLSGHDAEIYGTCAQCQQQPAP; encoded by the coding sequence ATGACTCCCCTGCCGACTGGAACCCCGAAGTTGGGTGCCCGGAACACTCGCCAGCGCACCGCGGTGGTGCAGGTTCTTTCCGATATTGACACGTTTGCCTCCGCCAAGGAGATCTACCGCGAGCTGGATTCCCGCGACCTCAAGGTCGGGCTGACGACGGTCTACCGCACCCTGCAATCGTTGGCCGATATCAACGCCGTGGACGTGCTCCACATGAGCAATGGCGAAACCTTGTACCGCCAGTGCGTCAACGAATCACACCACCATCACCTGGTGTGCTCGCAGTGCGGGCGCACGGAGGAAATCGACGGCGGGCCCGTCGAGACGTGGGCCCAGCGCGTCGCCGAGGAGCACGGCTACACCCTCTCCGGCCACGACGCCGAAATCTACGGCACGTGCGCGCAGTGCCAGCAACAACCAGCTCCCTAA
- the recO gene encoding DNA repair protein RecO, translated as MRRESYRDRALVIRTYDFGEADRIIVLLTRHHGIVRGVAKGVRRSKSRFGSRLQSFVDNSVTLYPGRNLETITEADTVAFYGSGIIDEYPRYTAACAALESAERLAALDGDDDPWLFDHLTETLARMQETAYPSMVLDSFLLQAMAHAGWAPSLFDCAQCGNPGPHHAFHPAVGGAACVTCRPPGSAEVAEEALHLMWLLAHSHWPAALDRADPELIDAAHRLTRAHLQWHLEQKVTSLAVMDQV; from the coding sequence ATGAGGCGCGAGTCCTATCGCGATCGGGCCCTGGTGATCAGGACCTATGACTTCGGCGAAGCCGACCGCATCATCGTCCTGCTCACGCGCCACCACGGGATTGTCCGTGGGGTGGCCAAGGGGGTGCGGCGGTCGAAGTCGCGGTTTGGTTCCCGGCTGCAGTCGTTTGTGGATAACAGCGTGACGCTGTACCCGGGCCGGAACCTGGAGACGATCACTGAGGCCGACACGGTGGCCTTTTATGGCTCCGGCATCATCGACGAATACCCGCGGTACACCGCAGCCTGCGCCGCCCTGGAGTCCGCGGAGCGCCTGGCGGCGCTCGATGGTGATGATGATCCCTGGTTGTTTGACCACCTCACTGAGACCCTCGCCCGGATGCAGGAGACTGCCTACCCGTCGATGGTGCTCGATTCCTTCCTCCTCCAAGCGATGGCGCACGCTGGGTGGGCCCCGAGCTTGTTCGACTGCGCCCAATGCGGCAACCCGGGCCCGCACCACGCCTTCCACCCGGCCGTCGGCGGTGCGGCGTGTGTCACGTGCCGTCCTCCGGGCTCGGCGGAGGTGGCTGAGGAAGCGCTGCACCTGATGTGGTTGCTGGCGCATTCGCACTGGCCCGCGGCCTTGGACCGCGCTGATCCTGAGCTTATTGATGCCGCTCATCGGCTCACCCGCGCCCACCTCCAGTGGCATCTGGAACAGAAGGTCACCAGCCTGGCGGTCATGGATCAGGTGTAG